Below is a window of Peptococcus niger DNA.
GAATACATGAATGCTCGCGACCTGGCCGTCAAAGCCATTGAACAAAAAGTGGCTTACGTTCCGGGCGGTGCCTTCTTCGGCAGCAATGTCCGTGAAAACTGCTTCCGCTGCAACTATTCCTGCATGAGCGAAGAAAAAATTGAAGAAGGCGTTAAGCGCTTAGCTGACGTCATCAAGGCTGAAATGAAATAAACCTGGCTATCAAAGAAGCGGACCGCTTAATTAAGCGGTCCGCTTCTTTTTGTCTCTTGATTGGTAATCCTATTCCTGTAAGCAGGCTTATCGACAGGCCTGCAGGGTGGCCTCGTCCGGCCCGGCTTAAAGCCCCACGCGCCGGCGGACGGTCTTGGCAATCCCATAGGCCAGCACAAGGCTAACCAGGTCCTTAATAATAAAAGGCGCGACACAAAGCATCAGGGCTTCTTTAAAGCCGGTCCCGGTCAAGACCATAAATTGTGCCAAGCCAACAGCATACATCAATATCATACCGATCAGTCCGCTGGCGATGGCCGGTCCAGGGCCGGCGTCCCGCTTTAAGCCGCAAAATAAGGCGGTGACCCAAAAGGTCCATAAAAAACCGCCGGTGACGCCGAAAAATACCGCTGCGCCGCCATGGAAGTTGGCAAACACCGGCACGCCGACAGCCCCTAAGAGCAAGTACACCAGCACCGCCATGGCGCCACGCTTGGCACCCAGGCTGTAACCGATTAGGGCCAGGGCAAAGGTTTGTAGGGTAATGGGGACACCTGACGGCATGGGGATGGAGATTTGCGACATCACCGCTAAAGCGGCGGCAAATACAGCCATAACCGTCATATCACGGACATTCAATCGTTCTGCAGACATGGTCATTCCTCCTTTTGGTGTCCCTAGTATAAGGCGGTCGCCCTCCATTGTCAACCCGTTTTTCAAAACTAGTCGACAATGGAGGGCGACCGCTTTATTTGGCCAAAAGAAAGACGGTTGCCATGATGCAAGTAAAGCCGACCAGGTCCATGCCGGTGAAGACGGTGCCCAGAAATACCGCTGAGCAAATCGCTGCCGACAGGGGCTCCGTCGATGCCAGCATAGAGGCCCGGACTGAGCCGATCATGGCAAAGCCCTGCATAAAAATAATAAAGGCCCCGATGGTGCCCACCAGAACCAGGACCAGACAGCCCAGCGCGATGCCCGCGTCCCAGTGAACCTGCTCCTGCCAAGGGCTTTTTAGGCAGGAGAGCAAAAGGCCCGCCAGGACCAGGGCCGTCCCCGTGGCAGTGGCATTCCCCCAGCGGTGAATCAGCGGCTCCGAGGCGATAAAGTTAACAATTAGGCCGGCCGCCGCCAAAAGGCCCCAAAAAAGTGCCGCCGGCGACAGAGACAAGCTGCTGAAAGACCCGTGGGTGGCAATCAGGAAGGTCCCTGTGACCGCCAGCAGGATGGCCATGCTTTCCCGTCCGGACGGCAACCGCCGGGCGAGGGTACAATTAACAAGTAAGACCCCTATGGGCCCGGTGTACTGGAGCATGGTCGCCGTACCGGCATTGGAGGCGCCAATGGCCAGGACATAGGCGTACTGGGCCAAATTCATGCCCAGAAAGCCAAAGGCCGCCACCCGGACCACGCTCACCGGATCCCGCCATAGGGCAAAGATCCCCCATCCCTGCCGGCTGAAGGCGTACAAAAGAATGGCCCCGCCACCGACCAGCATCCGCAAAACGGAGATCCAATCGGCAGACAGGCCCTTGTGCGCCATCAAATACTCCGCCGTCGTGCCTGAAATGCCCCAGCAAATCCCGCCGATGACACAATATAAAGTGCCCATGACCAGGTCCCGGGCCGTCTTGTCCGTCATAAGATCCCCTCCTTAAAAATATTTTAGTCTGTTTACCGAAGGCCCGTCAAGCCTCTATCCCAAGGGAAAAAGCGCCCTTAAAGGGCCACCTTACCGGGGCCCCCGCCCCTTAATCCTTTATCGCCAGCAGGCCCCTCCCTGGCCGGCGATTTTTTTGTCCCTTTTTCATTAATTTTCCCATAAATCAAAAAAATAGTGGGCATATCACCCATTTGGGTGTTGTCAACTTCTTTCTTAGGACTTATAATCTAAATAAGTATAGGTATTGGCAAGAAGCCTGACCGCTTCCAAAATGACCTGGGTTGAGGAGGAAACCTTATGAAAAAGAGAATAGGAACCGGCATCACCCTATTCGTGGCCCTGATCTTTGTCTTGATCAACCTGCCCGCAAGTCCTGCGTGGGCAGAGCCGGGAGATGTTGCCATTAATGCAACCAACTTCCCGGATGCGACTTTTAGGGATTATGTTAGTACAAAATTTGACAAGGATAAT
It encodes the following:
- a CDS encoding biotin transporter BioY → MSAERLNVRDMTVMAVFAAALAVMSQISIPMPSGVPITLQTFALALIGYSLGAKRGAMAVLVYLLLGAVGVPVFANFHGGAAVFFGVTGGFLWTFWVTALFCGLKRDAGPGPAIASGLIGMILMYAVGLAQFMVLTGTGFKEALMLCVAPFIIKDLVSLVLAYGIAKTVRRRVGL
- a CDS encoding DMT family transporter, yielding MTDKTARDLVMGTLYCVIGGICWGISGTTAEYLMAHKGLSADWISVLRMLVGGGAILLYAFSRQGWGIFALWRDPVSVVRVAAFGFLGMNLAQYAYVLAIGASNAGTATMLQYTGPIGVLLVNCTLARRLPSGRESMAILLAVTGTFLIATHGSFSSLSLSPAALFWGLLAAAGLIVNFIASEPLIHRWGNATATGTALVLAGLLLSCLKSPWQEQVHWDAGIALGCLVLVLVGTIGAFIIFMQGFAMIGSVRASMLASTEPLSAAICSAVFLGTVFTGMDLVGFTCIMATVFLLAK